The genomic interval AAAACCGCATAATAGAAATTGCCCCCCTGGCGTATATGCGGGGAAGAAGCCTTTCCAATGCTTTTATCATTCTTGACGAGGCTCAGAATACTACGGTTGAGCAGATGAAAATGTTTCTTACCAGACTGGGAGAAGGTTCCAAGGCAGTAATAAACGGAGACATCACCCAGATTGATCTTCCCGTCAAAAAGAAATCGGGACTTGTCGACGCTGTCAATGTACTCGCCGGCATTGATGAAATCTCTTTTAGTTATTTTACTGCCCATGATGTGGTTCGGCATCCGGTGGTAAAAAAGATTATTCAGGCTTATGAAACGAAAAGCTAAGACCAGCCTTTCCGCTGGCATTGAAAACCTCTTTTCTCCCTATCTGCCGCGCCGAAGGCGAAGATTTCTGCTGATCGTGGCAAGTTTTCTGTTGTTGTATGTCTTTCTGTTTGTTACCACTCAAGCGGGAGGCCTCTTCACCAGAGCCCGAATCTCGGATTATGAAGTCGGAAAGGTTGCAGAGAAGGACCTTATCCTGGACCGTGAAATCTCTTTTATCGACCAGGAGGCCACCGACCTGAAAATCGCCGCCCGGGTCCAGCTTGTACGTCCCATATTCGAGGTAGAAGAGGACATTACCCGGCGCGGTCTTTCGCTTTTGCGGGGTTTTATCGAGATCGTGGAGAGTACGGTTGCCCAGCGTTTACCTGAAGAGACTGCAATTCTGCAGATAGAAGCGGAGTATCCAGGTCTTTTTACCTCGGAACAGATAAAGGACATCCTGATGGTAGCCCGGAGTCCTTTTGATCTTGGTCTGTGCGAGGACCTTTTGCGGAGGATACTGCGCTTCGGTCTGGTGCGTTTTCCTGATCAGTGGAATCACGGGAACGAGCCCATTATCGATATCTGGCGCTGGCGGAACGGAAACCGCGAACACGAAGAGGTTCCGCAGTCGGAGCTGTATACCACGGAAAATCTTGATGAACGAATTAAAGAAGATTTCGCCGACCTTGGGGTCTCCGCCGGGTTTATTCCCATCTATGCGGGCATCATAAAGGTTTTTGCAGCCGCCAATACTTTTTACGATCCCGATCAAACCGCCCGCAACCGTGAACGGGCCCGGCAGGAAGTAAGCCCCGTGGTCGTACGCCTCGAACCAGGGGAGCCTATTGTCCGCAAGGGCTTTATCGTCACCGAAGAGGAGATTGAAAAAATCCAGGCCGTCGGGAACTCTTCGGCACGCTTCAATCTGCAGGGTATGCTGGGTATCGGCTTTTTTATGCTGGCCCTCTACCTGCTGACCTTCTGGCTGCTGAGCAGCCGGTACGCAGGTGTCCGCTTAAAAGACAGCCAGCTCTACTTTATACTGGCAGTTGCCAGTATTTACCTGATCACCGCAGTGCTGATTTCGCAAATGGCATCCCTGCCTGCGTGGCTGCCGGTATCAGTATTCCTGCCCACCGCCCTGGTAACCATGCTGCTGGCTCTTCTCGTATCTCCCCGTATCGCCGTGAACATTGGCCTTGTCCTCTCTCTCAGTCTGCTTCTGATAAATCGGTCCAATCCCTTTGAGCTTGTTTTTGCCTTTTTTTCCGGAGTCGCTGCTGCTATAGTCGTACTCGGCGCGGATAAACGTTTTGAACTCGTCAGGTCAACCTTCTACCTTGTTCTTGCTCATTTGGGGATTGCCGCGGTAATCGGATTTCTTGCCCGACTTCAGTTTGGCCAGTTTTTGTCCCTCACGGGATTCGCTGTGATGAACAGTCTGTTCTGTTCAATCCTGAACATAGGCCTGTTGCCATTTTTTGAGCACATCCTGAATATTCCGACCTCTTTTCGTCTGATTGAGTTGTCGGACCTGAACACACCTCTTTTCCGGAGAATGTTGACTTTGGCGCCGGGGACCTACAGCCACAGTGTCAGTGTCGCAAATCTGGCAGAATCCGCCGCCAGGGAGATCGGGGCTAACTCACTGCTCGCCCGGGTCGGTGCCTATTATCACGATATCGGAAAGATAGATCAGCCCGAGTATTTTGTGGAAAATCAGCCGGATAACGACAATAAGCATAACGAACTTAAACCAAGTCTTTCCGCCGCTGTGATCAAATCTCATGTTAAGATAGGTATAGAGAAGGCCAGGGATTTGAAACTGCCGGAAGAAGTAATCGAGATTGTTGCCCAGCACCATGGCAGCGGTCTGATCAACTATTTTTACGTTGAAGCCCTGAAGACCGACGGGGGGACAAAGCCGGAGGACTTCTCCTATAACGGTATTCCTCCAACCTCAAGGGAAGCCGCCGTAGTTATGCTGGCGGATACTATTGAGGCAGCAACCCGCACCCTGGCGAATCCGACGGTAGCAAAACTGGAGAAGTTTATCTGGAAGCAGATAATGGCAAAGTTCGAGAACCACCAGCTTGATAACTGCGACCTGACCTTCAAGGACCTTGAAAAGATAAAGCGTACTTTTGTGCAGATTCTGGCCGGACATTTTCACACCAGAATCGAATATCCCGAACAGAGGGAAGGTAAAGAGGCTGTTCAATGAACCGTATAGAGATAACCCTGGAGAGAATCGAGTTTCCTGATTGGATAGAGGAGTACCGCACCTTTGTATCCAGGGTTCTGGATTATCTGAATATAGATAACTGGGAAATTTCTGTGTTGCTCTGTGATGGTGAAATGATCAGACGCCTGAATAAAAGCTACCGCAATAAAAACGAGGTTACTGATGTTCTTTCTTTTCCTCAGGGGGACGGAGAAACCGCTCCAGGAGGCGAGGGCCCTGTTCCGGCGGGGGATATTGTAATCGCCCTGGACAGGATCACGGAACAGGCGGCAGAGTATGGTGTCGAGTTTGTAGAGGAACTGTATCGTATGTCGATTCACGGTATTCTGCATCTTGCCGGTCATCATCATTCCGGTACCAGCGAAAGCGAACCTATGCTGCAGCTGCAGGAGAAGATACTGACTCATCTCATGGGGGAAGAAAAAAGTTGAAGAAATCAGGTTTTTTTCAAAAACTGTTCCAGATCAGAAAAGATGAACAGGATGATTCGTTTCACTCGTTGAACATCGACGAAAAAGATATGATCCGGGGTATTGTAGAGCTCTCTGATACAACCGTTAAAGAGGTAATGGTCCCTCGCATCGATGTGGTCTTTGTTTCGGTAGATACCGGTATTCCTGAACTGCTGGAAATCCTCACCGACTGCGGTCACTCACGGGTACCGGTCTACGAAGAGACCATCGATAATGTCATCGGGGTCCTCTATGCCAAAGACCTGCTGAAATACATGTTTCGTCCTGAGGAAATTAATATTCGCGACCTGACCCGCAAGGGCTACTTTGTGCCGGAGAGTAAAAAGCTTGACAGCCTGTTAAAAGAGTTCAAGCGTCGCCGTGTCCATATAGCTGTGGGAGTTGATGAGTACGGGGGAATTTCAGGGATTGTCTGCATGGAAGACATTATCGAGGAGATCGTTGGAGAAATCCAGGATGAGTTCGATAACGAGGTGGAGGATATCCTGGAGATAGGCGAGGGGGTCTTCCTGTGCGATGCCCGGGTGAATCTCGAGGATCTTCACGAAGAGACGGGAATCAGCCTGCCACTGGATGATTTTGATACCCTTGGAGGTTTTGTTTTTGATCTGATGGGTAAGATCCCGGTAAAATTCGAGAAGGTCAGCTATGAAAACCTTGACTTTATAATCCAGGAGATGGACGGACACAAGATCAAGACTGTGAAAATTTTTGATCGAATAAAAAAAGGCAACGGAAAGGGTGAAATAAAAAGTGAATAGACTTCTTTCGCTGATTTTCTTTTGTCTGCTCCTGTTCCCCCTGACGGCGGAGGCCCCGCAGGTAGATGCCTACCGTCGGGCCCGCAGCCTGCAGGATAACAGAGAGTATTACGCAGCCGTTGAAGCCTACACAGAAATTGTGCGTCAGTATCCGGTCTACGTGGAACCAATGATCGGTTTGGCGGAATCCTTTTTCTTTCTTGGTGAGTACAAAGATGCTCTGTTCTATATTCAAAGGGTTATTAAGCTGCGC from Marispirochaeta sp. carries:
- a CDS encoding HDIG domain-containing metalloprotein, translating into MKRKAKTSLSAGIENLFSPYLPRRRRRFLLIVASFLLLYVFLFVTTQAGGLFTRARISDYEVGKVAEKDLILDREISFIDQEATDLKIAARVQLVRPIFEVEEDITRRGLSLLRGFIEIVESTVAQRLPEETAILQIEAEYPGLFTSEQIKDILMVARSPFDLGLCEDLLRRILRFGLVRFPDQWNHGNEPIIDIWRWRNGNREHEEVPQSELYTTENLDERIKEDFADLGVSAGFIPIYAGIIKVFAAANTFYDPDQTARNRERARQEVSPVVVRLEPGEPIVRKGFIVTEEEIEKIQAVGNSSARFNLQGMLGIGFFMLALYLLTFWLLSSRYAGVRLKDSQLYFILAVASIYLITAVLISQMASLPAWLPVSVFLPTALVTMLLALLVSPRIAVNIGLVLSLSLLLINRSNPFELVFAFFSGVAAAIVVLGADKRFELVRSTFYLVLAHLGIAAVIGFLARLQFGQFLSLTGFAVMNSLFCSILNIGLLPFFEHILNIPTSFRLIELSDLNTPLFRRMLTLAPGTYSHSVSVANLAESAAREIGANSLLARVGAYYHDIGKIDQPEYFVENQPDNDNKHNELKPSLSAAVIKSHVKIGIEKARDLKLPEEVIEIVAQHHGSGLINYFYVEALKTDGGTKPEDFSYNGIPPTSREAAVVMLADTIEAATRTLANPTVAKLEKFIWKQIMAKFENHQLDNCDLTFKDLEKIKRTFVQILAGHFHTRIEYPEQREGKEAVQ
- the ybeY gene encoding rRNA maturation RNase YbeY, encoding MNRIEITLERIEFPDWIEEYRTFVSRVLDYLNIDNWEISVLLCDGEMIRRLNKSYRNKNEVTDVLSFPQGDGETAPGGEGPVPAGDIVIALDRITEQAAEYGVEFVEELYRMSIHGILHLAGHHHSGTSESEPMLQLQEKILTHLMGEEKS
- a CDS encoding hemolysin family protein; this translates as MFQIRKDEQDDSFHSLNIDEKDMIRGIVELSDTTVKEVMVPRIDVVFVSVDTGIPELLEILTDCGHSRVPVYEETIDNVIGVLYAKDLLKYMFRPEEINIRDLTRKGYFVPESKKLDSLLKEFKRRRVHIAVGVDEYGGISGIVCMEDIIEEIVGEIQDEFDNEVEDILEIGEGVFLCDARVNLEDLHEETGISLPLDDFDTLGGFVFDLMGKIPVKFEKVSYENLDFIIQEMDGHKIKTVKIFDRIKKGNGKGEIKSE